Proteins encoded by one window of Leptospira stimsonii:
- a CDS encoding DUF6817 domain-containing protein, whose translation MNRSDDVLLDRLRTLSAEKFEHIHGDLFSHLLGTYRILSDWGSSEILCNAGLYHSVYGTFAYQNSLIGTEARKEIVEIIGEDSETLVFLYGTCDRGYFYSQFGKRETIEHRNWKTKETRVLTQKETADLCELTAANELELALTNDSFLIRYGDELKELFEKMNSYLSKNAILECRKVFQLQTF comes from the coding sequence ATGAATCGTTCTGACGATGTTCTTTTGGATCGACTCCGAACATTGAGCGCGGAGAAATTCGAGCACATACACGGAGATCTTTTCTCGCATCTCCTGGGCACCTATCGAATTCTATCGGACTGGGGTTCTTCCGAAATCCTTTGTAATGCCGGGCTCTACCATTCGGTTTACGGGACCTTCGCTTATCAAAATTCTTTGATCGGAACGGAGGCCAGAAAGGAAATCGTAGAAATCATTGGAGAGGATTCGGAGACGTTAGTCTTCCTTTATGGGACCTGTGACAGGGGATATTTTTATTCCCAATTCGGGAAACGAGAAACAATCGAACATAGAAATTGGAAAACGAAAGAAACGAGGGTTCTAACACAGAAGGAAACGGCGGATCTTTGCGAATTGACTGCGGCAAACGAATTGGAACTCGCCTTAACAAACGATTCTTTTTTGATTCGTTACGGAGACGAGCTCAAAGAACTGTTCGAAAAAATGAATTCTTATCTTTCAAAAAATGCGATTTTAGAATGTCGGAAAGTCTTTCAACTTCAAACATTCTAA
- a CDS encoding DoxX family protein, with product MSASNQTIKSRILICLRILVAFIFLQTLFFKFTGAPESVAIFSKLNAEPWGRIGTGILELFASILLFVPGFGWSGAFLGAGLMFGAILSHIFVIGIEQENDGGFLFFLALTSSTICLLLLWMEREKLTEIVRKRIQK from the coding sequence TTGTCAGCATCCAATCAAACTATAAAGAGTCGAATTCTCATCTGCCTGCGAATCTTGGTCGCATTTATCTTTCTTCAAACGTTGTTTTTTAAATTTACGGGAGCGCCCGAGTCTGTGGCGATTTTTTCCAAGTTGAATGCCGAACCCTGGGGTAGAATCGGAACGGGAATTTTGGAGTTATTCGCCTCGATTCTACTTTTTGTTCCCGGCTTTGGTTGGTCAGGGGCGTTCCTCGGTGCGGGGCTTATGTTCGGCGCAATTCTTTCTCATATTTTCGTAATCGGAATCGAACAAGAAAACGACGGAGGTTTTTTATTCTTCCTCGCGCTGACAAGCTCAACGATTTGTCTTCTTCTTCTCTGGATGGAAAGAGAAAAGCTAACGGAGATTGTACGAAAACGGATACAAAAATAA
- a CDS encoding long-chain fatty acid--CoA ligase — MKTSQIPSIPSKTLYNVMNASAEKFADSTAQYYKPDGKNYQPNSFKNLYETVQQIGSGLISLGLEPGTPIGLIADSGARWIWCSMGITNIGCVDVPRGTDSTEEDLRYILNHAECSIAFLENETALKKILNQKEAYPHLKRIILFDKKGGIAETGPFEVILLSDLIEKGKDWIQSKGRDEFHKRGSAIKESDLATIVYTSGTTGKPKGVMLTHKNIVFNVDSALEGTDLKIYPSDRSMAYLPPWHIAERLVETVCIRAGGAEAFTSISTLSQDLAEIKPTLLLSVPRVWESLYNKIHDKVRTSSPAQQALFGLFKEIAITYYKHISRLQGLEFHLTEQSTFASLWQKFISMWVVLLLWLPNQIAQLAFNKIKSGLGGELRFALSGAGALPQYIDLFFNAIGIPILEGYGMTELSGISTRRIFGEISVGTLGRCIPGVQIKLMDEKGKEITKPGVKGIAWHKGDHVMKGYYKEPEKTKEILSSDGWLNSGDLLAWTTSGELKYSGRAKDTIVLLGGENLEPEPIEFALVRSQFIHQAMVVGHDQKTLGALIVPNEEALEKYLKELRSKMLSEVKNLNGDQDVLSLFKNEIKSLISNENGFKNFEKVSSFRILDKKFEPGDELTQTMKIKRNVVADKYKKEIEEMYK; from the coding sequence ATGAAAACCAGTCAGATTCCCTCCATTCCATCCAAAACCTTATACAATGTCATGAATGCATCCGCAGAAAAATTCGCGGATTCAACGGCGCAATACTACAAACCGGACGGTAAGAATTACCAACCCAATAGTTTTAAGAATCTTTACGAAACCGTTCAACAAATCGGCTCCGGTTTGATTTCCTTGGGTCTCGAACCGGGAACTCCGATCGGACTGATCGCCGATTCGGGCGCTCGTTGGATTTGGTGTAGTATGGGAATCACGAACATAGGCTGTGTCGACGTTCCTCGAGGAACCGATTCCACCGAAGAAGATCTTCGTTATATTCTCAATCACGCGGAGTGTTCCATCGCATTTTTAGAAAATGAAACGGCTCTGAAAAAGATTCTCAATCAGAAGGAAGCGTATCCTCATCTCAAAAGAATCATTCTTTTCGACAAAAAAGGCGGAATCGCCGAAACGGGTCCTTTCGAAGTAATTTTGTTAAGCGACTTGATTGAAAAGGGAAAGGATTGGATCCAATCCAAAGGAAGAGACGAGTTCCACAAAAGAGGATCCGCTATCAAAGAATCGGATCTTGCGACGATCGTCTACACTTCCGGTACGACGGGCAAACCGAAGGGTGTGATGCTTACTCATAAGAACATCGTTTTTAACGTCGACAGCGCTCTGGAAGGAACGGATCTGAAAATCTATCCTTCCGATCGTAGTATGGCCTATCTTCCTCCGTGGCATATCGCCGAAAGATTGGTGGAAACCGTTTGTATCCGTGCCGGCGGTGCGGAGGCTTTCACTTCGATCTCTACTCTCAGTCAAGACCTGGCGGAAATCAAACCGACCCTTCTTCTTTCGGTTCCTCGAGTTTGGGAAAGTCTCTACAACAAAATTCATGATAAGGTTCGAACCTCTTCTCCCGCGCAACAGGCGTTATTCGGACTTTTCAAAGAAATCGCGATCACATACTACAAGCACATATCCAGATTGCAAGGTTTGGAATTTCATCTCACCGAACAATCCACCTTCGCTTCGCTTTGGCAAAAATTTATTTCTATGTGGGTGGTTCTGCTTCTCTGGTTGCCAAATCAGATAGCTCAACTCGCGTTTAACAAAATCAAAAGCGGCTTGGGCGGAGAATTGAGATTCGCACTTTCAGGTGCCGGTGCGCTTCCTCAATACATCGATCTTTTCTTTAACGCGATCGGAATTCCGATTTTGGAAGGTTATGGAATGACCGAGTTATCCGGAATTTCCACACGAAGAATTTTCGGTGAAATCTCAGTGGGAACCTTGGGTCGTTGTATTCCGGGAGTTCAGATCAAGTTGATGGACGAAAAAGGAAAGGAAATTACAAAACCCGGAGTCAAAGGGATCGCGTGGCACAAAGGTGATCACGTAATGAAAGGTTACTATAAAGAGCCGGAGAAAACGAAAGAAATCTTGAGTTCTGACGGATGGCTGAACTCGGGGGATCTTCTCGCATGGACCACCTCCGGAGAATTGAAATATTCAGGAAGAGCAAAGGATACGATCGTCCTTCTGGGAGGGGAGAATTTAGAACCGGAGCCGATCGAGTTTGCATTGGTTCGAAGCCAGTTCATTCACCAGGCTATGGTGGTAGGACACGACCAAAAGACGTTAGGCGCGTTGATAGTTCCGAACGAAGAGGCCTTGGAAAAATATCTGAAAGAACTTCGTTCTAAAATGTTAAGCGAAGTCAAAAATTTGAACGGAGATCAGGACGTTCTGAGCCTCTTTAAAAACGAGATCAAGTCCCTGATATCCAACGAGAACGGGTTTAAGAATTTCGAAAAGGTGTCGAGTTTTCGGATACTTGATAAGAAGTTCGAACCCGGAGACGAACTTACTCAAACGATGAAAATAAAACGAAACGTTGTCGCCGATAAGTACAAAAAAGAAATCGAAGAGATGTACAAGTAA
- a CDS encoding diguanylate cyclase: MKDPILKIRNKMKTILDLKYDSKFILNSKIRLFLCCFLFLSQSLFGIEPAFVIQPDFSNKGSLLKSVFYVRDPNYSYRAENFFSELQNIPIQEVKNSTLGFGYDPVPYWLVFEIETKETLSKEFTLAFHYPHLDQIDLYYQGPDGLKGEFNTGDTLPFLSRPIENRMFLFPLPVEKKGKTRVVVRVLTEGAVSLSMTLYENKARIRETKYDLAKDAAFFGALAVMAFFNLFLYLGLKERYLLYYSFLILSVLLYQIILPGYAFEWFFQNQPTFINQLHLESIVLMMVFMALFLSSFLETKKSSTILNVFLKISLWAALVLGFLIPLLPGRYLIPFTSLFPLLQMTVIFLISFFMALRGDRKAIIFLTAWFFTLSGGIIFTLSRFGLFLKEGPAIPFLQTGIILSVLFLSLALSERIRTIRKEKEEIEEYAGKLEELSYIDPLTRIFNRRYFDEQIRLAWSRSARHHSPLSLLMIDVDFFKQYNDTYGHVEGDRALISVAREIRASLRRANDMVNRYGGEEFAVILPDTPIEGAVVVALNILEKVEALNIAHLKSHFSKLTVSIGISCNTEPTIRSVQDLIGIADKNLYDAKESGRNHIQH, translated from the coding sequence ATGAAAGATCCAATTCTAAAAATTCGAAACAAAATGAAAACGATCCTAGATTTAAAGTACGATTCGAAGTTTATTTTGAACTCGAAAATTCGTTTATTTTTATGTTGTTTCTTATTCTTATCCCAATCGCTTTTTGGAATTGAGCCGGCTTTTGTCATCCAGCCCGATTTTTCGAACAAAGGATCTCTTCTCAAATCCGTATTCTACGTCAGAGATCCGAACTATTCGTATCGTGCCGAAAACTTTTTCTCTGAACTCCAGAACATTCCCATTCAGGAAGTAAAAAATTCTACGCTCGGATTCGGTTATGATCCCGTTCCATATTGGCTCGTTTTCGAGATCGAAACAAAGGAAACCCTTTCGAAAGAATTCACTCTTGCGTTTCACTACCCTCATTTGGATCAGATCGATTTGTATTATCAAGGTCCGGACGGTTTGAAGGGAGAATTCAACACGGGTGATACGCTTCCTTTTTTGTCCAGGCCGATCGAGAACAGGATGTTTTTGTTTCCCCTCCCCGTGGAGAAAAAAGGGAAAACCAGGGTTGTCGTCCGAGTCTTAACGGAGGGCGCAGTCAGTCTTTCGATGACTTTGTATGAAAACAAGGCGAGAATTCGGGAAACAAAATACGACCTTGCTAAGGACGCGGCTTTTTTCGGCGCTCTCGCCGTGATGGCTTTCTTTAATCTTTTCTTATATCTGGGACTCAAGGAAAGATATTTATTATATTATTCTTTCCTAATTCTTTCGGTTCTTTTATATCAGATCATTTTACCGGGTTACGCTTTTGAATGGTTTTTTCAGAATCAACCCACTTTTATCAATCAACTTCATCTTGAATCGATTGTGTTGATGATGGTCTTTATGGCCTTGTTTCTTTCCTCCTTTTTGGAAACTAAAAAGAGTTCTACGATTTTAAACGTATTCCTAAAAATATCTCTTTGGGCCGCCTTGGTATTGGGTTTTTTGATTCCTCTTCTTCCGGGACGTTATCTGATTCCGTTCACCTCTTTGTTTCCTTTGCTTCAGATGACGGTGATCTTTTTGATTTCCTTCTTTATGGCGTTACGCGGAGACAGAAAGGCGATCATTTTTTTAACCGCTTGGTTCTTTACTCTTTCCGGAGGAATCATCTTTACGCTCAGTCGATTCGGTCTTTTTTTAAAGGAAGGACCGGCGATTCCTTTTTTACAGACCGGGATCATTCTAAGCGTTCTATTCTTATCTCTTGCTTTGTCCGAAAGGATTCGAACGATCCGAAAAGAAAAAGAAGAAATAGAAGAATACGCGGGGAAACTGGAAGAGCTTTCGTATATCGATCCTCTGACTCGAATTTTTAACAGAAGGTATTTCGACGAACAGATTCGATTGGCCTGGAGTCGTTCCGCCAGACATCATTCTCCGCTTTCTCTTTTGATGATCGACGTGGATTTTTTTAAACAATACAATGATACGTACGGACACGTTGAAGGAGATAGAGCTTTGATTTCCGTCGCTCGGGAGATTCGTGCAAGTCTCAGACGAGCCAATGATATGGTCAATCGTTATGGCGGAGAAGAATTTGCCGTGATCCTACCGGATACGCCGATCGAAGGCGCAGTCGTTGTCGCGTTGAATATTCTTGAAAAAGTAGAAGCTCTGAATATCGCTCACCTCAAAAGCCATTTTTCAAAGCTTACCGTTTCCATCGGAATTTCCTGCAATACCGAACCGACGATTCGATCGGTTCAAGATCTGATTGGAATCGCGGATAAAAATCTCTATGATGCCAAGGAATCCGGAAGGAATCATATCCAGCATTGA
- a CDS encoding adenylate/guanylate cyclase domain-containing protein, with protein sequence MLQKAKNWFGFVLEFTHILYLGIRAKLALFTGALIALTVFILSTIDVNQQTEILTQSYEKEAAISRHYISGLVLELENISSSLIRVESFRERVKRQSQALRKYRTKVVTQEEKQVSLFGFKTKLFGVLGKEKKSSVKDTYYSVYLSKDDIAELEKNTKYLLKDPNGLGISDSMYSKLLNMAQQVAVLEADLNEQKQKWDELGGKEGGTAKEKLPIEQKMELLKTGIEKARNQLDHSILELALPKQHRKIEELGLNMSQFRIQTFPVLSNQWKENLTPSFDTRIFKPDGPINGNEILPVVNANLKDSISKVLSLDFDMESDENAYSVGKMELQTLYSPIFRNQSSTERANTIRNKLPDFAKRYLQQDASIAKRVAELVGPLKKRISELKEKKPPVPPFKDKSFNDLYSKYSKLIQERENEFEKFRNEFSEDKKNQEAVAQKIKPGKTKSPKEKTFFPIQSDTDLLIDALGEIRNAGLEDLIVLRFSQNSGAYLDYLRDPKIQNLTKERWAAIREWIYSGKSETPTPQLKKLISDGIIANSRGEAEEILWSLDSKPLLSETSEEVSSNLLSANLSGISRTLVDRTEGLEMIRKNRNSAIATAMLICAIAILLAILISGFVVQKIKRIIFHAQEVGHGNLEVQFEQGGQDELGTLTVALNSMVSGLREREKIKNILGTMIDPVVVSEAMVDLAALKRGSEKRITAFFSDVAGFSNISEKLTSVELASLLNEYLSAMTIVLKKHEGVLDKYIGDAIVGIFNAPVEVEDHCLKAARASVEMVERLDVLREEWKARKAYIQEAQEMTFRIGLNTGLAKVGFMGTDSISAYTMMGDTVNLAARLEAAGKDYGVNILIGESVQHEIKDEFFTRLLDVVRVKGKNEPVKLYELVGRHDKISERIEASALEFAKGFEAYLNREWSLAQEFLESSQITRGAKDKAAINLIERCEDYKLNPPEKTWDGVYTRTHK encoded by the coding sequence ATTCTTCAAAAAGCCAAAAACTGGTTCGGCTTTGTTCTCGAATTCACTCACATTCTTTACTTAGGTATTAGAGCGAAATTAGCCCTTTTTACGGGTGCACTCATCGCGCTCACGGTCTTCATTCTTTCTACGATCGACGTAAATCAGCAAACTGAGATTCTCACTCAGAGTTACGAAAAAGAAGCGGCGATTTCCAGGCATTACATTTCCGGTCTTGTTTTGGAATTGGAAAATATTTCCAGCAGTTTGATTCGTGTTGAATCCTTTCGGGAACGTGTAAAAAGACAAAGCCAGGCTCTTCGAAAATATAGAACGAAGGTCGTCACCCAAGAAGAAAAACAAGTCAGTCTTTTCGGATTTAAGACGAAACTTTTCGGCGTTCTTGGAAAAGAAAAAAAATCTTCCGTAAAGGATACATACTATTCCGTTTATCTTTCCAAAGACGATATTGCCGAACTGGAAAAGAATACGAAATATCTTCTCAAAGATCCCAACGGTCTCGGAATTTCCGACTCGATGTATTCTAAACTTCTCAATATGGCGCAACAAGTTGCTGTCCTTGAAGCGGATCTCAATGAACAAAAACAAAAATGGGACGAACTCGGAGGAAAAGAAGGCGGGACCGCAAAAGAAAAATTACCCATAGAACAAAAAATGGAACTCTTAAAGACCGGGATCGAAAAGGCGAGAAATCAACTCGATCATTCCATTTTAGAACTCGCGCTTCCGAAACAACATCGAAAAATTGAGGAACTGGGGCTCAACATGTCTCAGTTTAGAATTCAGACCTTTCCCGTTCTTTCCAATCAATGGAAGGAGAATCTGACTCCGTCTTTCGACACGAGAATTTTCAAACCGGACGGACCGATCAACGGAAACGAAATTCTTCCAGTCGTCAACGCGAATTTGAAAGACTCGATCTCGAAAGTTCTTTCGTTGGATTTCGATATGGAATCCGACGAAAACGCTTACAGCGTTGGAAAGATGGAATTGCAGACTTTGTATTCTCCGATTTTTCGGAATCAAAGTTCCACGGAAAGAGCCAATACGATCCGAAACAAACTTCCGGATTTTGCAAAACGTTATCTGCAACAGGACGCAAGTATCGCAAAACGTGTGGCTGAACTTGTAGGACCCTTGAAAAAAAGAATATCCGAACTCAAAGAGAAAAAACCTCCGGTTCCTCCTTTTAAGGATAAAAGTTTCAACGACCTCTATTCTAAATATTCGAAACTCATCCAAGAAAGGGAGAATGAGTTTGAAAAATTCAGAAACGAATTTTCGGAAGATAAGAAGAATCAAGAAGCCGTCGCTCAGAAAATAAAACCTGGCAAAACAAAATCTCCGAAAGAAAAAACGTTTTTCCCGATTCAGAGCGACACGGATCTTTTGATCGATGCGTTAGGCGAAATTAGGAATGCCGGTTTGGAAGATTTGATCGTCCTTCGATTCAGTCAGAATTCCGGAGCCTACTTGGATTATCTAAGAGATCCGAAGATACAAAACCTAACAAAGGAAAGATGGGCCGCGATCCGGGAATGGATCTATTCCGGTAAAAGTGAAACTCCGACACCTCAATTAAAAAAACTAATCTCGGACGGAATCATCGCAAACTCAAGAGGAGAAGCCGAGGAAATTTTATGGAGCCTGGATTCGAAACCGCTTCTTTCGGAGACTTCGGAAGAAGTGAGTTCCAATCTTCTTTCCGCGAATCTCTCCGGAATTTCAAGAACACTCGTGGATCGGACCGAAGGTTTGGAGATGATCCGGAAAAACAGGAATTCCGCGATCGCGACTGCAATGCTCATCTGTGCGATCGCAATTCTTCTTGCAATCTTGATCTCCGGATTTGTGGTTCAGAAAATCAAAAGAATCATCTTTCACGCTCAGGAAGTGGGGCACGGAAATCTGGAAGTTCAATTCGAACAGGGCGGGCAGGACGAGCTGGGAACTCTTACGGTCGCTCTCAATTCGATGGTTTCCGGATTGAGAGAAAGGGAAAAAATTAAGAATATTCTGGGAACGATGATCGATCCCGTCGTCGTCAGCGAGGCAATGGTGGACCTTGCGGCACTAAAACGGGGAAGCGAAAAAAGGATCACCGCATTTTTTTCCGATGTAGCAGGATTTTCGAATATTAGCGAAAAATTAACTTCTGTCGAATTAGCATCATTGTTAAACGAATATCTTTCAGCGATGACGATCGTGCTTAAAAAACACGAGGGGGTTTTGGATAAGTACATAGGGGATGCGATCGTTGGCATATTCAATGCTCCGGTGGAAGTGGAAGATCATTGTCTCAAAGCCGCTCGAGCTTCCGTCGAAATGGTGGAGAGACTGGACGTTTTACGCGAGGAGTGGAAGGCGCGAAAGGCTTATATACAAGAAGCGCAAGAGATGACTTTTCGGATCGGACTCAACACTGGTCTCGCTAAAGTCGGTTTTATGGGAACCGATTCCATTTCCGCTTATACGATGATGGGAGACACTGTAAATCTCGCCGCGAGACTCGAGGCCGCGGGAAAAGACTACGGCGTCAATATTCTCATCGGAGAATCCGTTCAACACGAAATCAAGGATGAATTTTTCACAAGACTCTTAGATGTGGTTCGAGTCAAAGGAAAGAACGAACCGGTAAAACTATACGAATTAGTGGGAAGACACGACAAGATTTCGGAAAGAATCGAAGCGTCGGCACTGGAATTTGCAAAAGGGTTCGAGGCGTATTTGAACAGAGAATGGTCTCTTGCACAAGAATTTTTAGAAAGTTCTCAGATTACAAGGGGAGCAAAGGACAAAGCCGCCATCAATCTGATCGAACGTTGCGAAGATTATAAACTGAATCCTCCGGAAAAAACCTGGGACGGAGTTTATACAAGAACTCACAAATAG